ATTGTTCTCTCTGGCACAGGGAGTGATGGTACCCATGGACTCCAACATATCCACGAAAGTGGGGGAATTACGTTAGTCCAAGACCCAAATTCTGCCGAATTTGATGGTATGCCCCATACCGCTATCAGTACTGGATGTATTGATTATGTAGCGGATCCTAAAGTTCTAGCTGAAATGGTAAACGACTTAGGAAATCCTTCCATCGTTCCGGCAGATTTAGTTAAATTTAGCAGCAACTTAGGAGCAGAAGCCCATCAACTTCAAAAGATTGTAGATTTGCTAGCCAAGCATGAGGGCATTGATTTTTCTCAATATAAGCTTTCCACCCTGGGTCGTCGAGTCGAGCGCCGACGACTCTTAACCCAAAACACTTCCCTCCATGACTATGCCAGCTTATTAGGAGCATCTGCTGATGAACGATCGCTGTTACGACGAGATTTACTGATTAATGTCACCCAATTTTTTCGAGATGAAAAGGTTTGGAATTACTTAAAAGAGCAGGTCTTGCGTCCTGTCATTGAAGATTTTCCCACAGCTGAAACCCTAAGGGTCTGGGTAACTGCCTGTGCGACAGGAGAAGAAGCCTATTCCATGGCAATTGTTATTCGGGAACTGTGCGAAGAATTGGGGCGACAGATACCCACCAAACTCTTTGCGACGGATATCGATCAGATGGCGCTAGACAAAGCCACCTTAGGCGTCTTTGATGAATCGATCGCGGATTATGTGAGTTCAGATCGGCTACGCAAGTTTTTCACTTACGACAACGGCCATTTCACCATCAAGCGAACCCTGCGAGAAATGCTAATTTTCTCCCCCCATGACCTCACCAAAAATGCCAGCCTGACTCGCATGAATGTGGTTTGCTGTCGGAATGTGCTGATCTATATGCAACCCATTTTGCAGCAGTATGTCCTCCGCAACCTACATTTCTCCCTCAACAAGGGCGGAATCCTCTTGTTGGGAACCTCAGAAGACTTAGGTGAAGTAGAGCCTGAATTTGAAGTTCTACATTCTAAGAATAAGGTCTTTTCTAAATTAAGAGAGCAACGTCTAAATCTAAATTATTTCCGAACGAAAACGATTGCTACCCCAGTGATTTCGGGGCGAGATTCACGCTACCGTCGTCAAACGGACCCTCTGCTGGAGAATGCCTTTAAAGCCCATCTTGAAGAACAACACGTTACTTGCCTGTTGTTAGATACGGACGAGAAGTTACTGCGGGTCTGTGCCGATCACCTCGATATCTTACGAATTCCAGATGGTCCAGCCACTGAGAACGTTAGAGCGTTGCTGCCCGAAGTGATGCATCTCCCCTTTATTTCAGCCATCAGTCGAGTCCAGCGGGAAAAGCAATCCGTGCAATTCAGTGGCCTCCTGTGGGAGCACAAGAATGAGCAGTTTGAATTAAGGTTTAAGCTTAGCCCATGCCAACCCAACCATCGTGACCCCCTGTTCTTGAAGCTAGAGATTTCTACTATTTCCCGACACCCCACACAACCTCAACTGCAGGATGTGGAAAGTAGTACGGAGGTGATGAATCGGATCGAACAGTTGGAACTAGAACTGTCTTATACCCGAGAGAACTTGCAGGCCACCATTGAAGAGTTAGAAAGTACGAATGAAGAACAACAAGCCACTAATGAGGAAGGGCGTAGCTAATGGATCGGGGATGCCTTAGACTTCGGAATGGTTACCCCTGGGAATAGGGAGTCAAACCGTTGATTGACCCAGGCAAGCCGCAGCATGAGTAGATGATTGAAACCATCCTCACTCCAGCGCATACCAACCCCCTTAAAGCGCTGTTGAATCAGCCACTTACAAGCACTTTCGACCATTCCTGACCCCAGCGGTATCTGTAGTTGTTCAAAGTGGCGATATTGGATGTGTCGCAGATGGCGCTGGAAATAAGCCTGTACCTGGAGCAACGTCGTAAAGATTTGCCCGTAAACAATTGTGAGTGAATCAACATCGTCAAGGACCGCAATACTAATAGGTGTTGCCCATGTCGCAATTGGTGTCGCCAGCGCCGAAACCAGGCTTGGGCTTGAGCAGAGCGAACATCCCCAAACATCACTTTTGTTGCTCGTGCAAGATGGCCTGCTGCATGAAAAAAATCGAGAACTGCCACAGCACAGTGAGAGAACAAGGTGCGGTAGACTCGCCAGAAGCCTCGCCCCCCATCACTCAACCAGATGACGCTTGGGGCCGATTCAAAGTCTTGTTTGCGGGCTTCGAGTTGCAGTAAGGGGATGAACTGGTCGATATCGCCCAATACTGCTACCAGTCTTCGACGTAGTAGTTGGGGGACACGCTTTTGTGCTCGGGTGCCCCGTGTTCCTAGGCGGGCTAAGATAGCAACTTTGACTTCTCGCCACTGGATTTTTCCCTTGGGGGTTTTCGGGGTGGGGCGAAAGGGCACCATCACACCGTCAGCAGCAATGGCCAAAGGTAGAGCAGACAACACCTCTGAAATCGCTTCACAAGGAGTCTGGTCACCTGAGGCTTGAGCTTTGAGTTGAGTCTCTAGCTCCTGATAAGCTTTGTTGCCCATGACTTGCACCCAACTCCACAAGCTTGATGAGCTGACGGATAAACCACTCCACTGACTCAGCATCCAACTGGCCAGTTCATAGGGCATAAATAGACTTAACAAGCAGCCTAGACGAACCAATTCTTCACTGCTGTGCTGATAGGAGGTAATCCCAATGGATTGATCCAAAGGAGCGGATAGACTACCTGGACACCTGTGGGGACAACGACCCACCCGTCGCTTTCAGGCAATATTTCCCACCAGTGTCTGCATCTGACGAGATTCCCATCCCTTCGAGTGCAAGCGGGTTCCGCAAGTGGGACACCTCGGCCATTCCAATACTGTTTTTGCTCGCCGTGAGAGTTCATCCTCCAGAAGCCATCGAGCCAAATACAAACCCATTTGCAGAACGATATAAACCATCTGACTCAGGCTGGGTGATTCTTTGAGTGCTTCGACCTGTTCTAGAAATTCGTGATGCTCTAGTACGGTTGGCAATTGCGATGTTAGGCTCATGACAAGTTTTTGATTCGGGTACAGGATCTATTGTCCTTGACCCGTTTTTCTTTGAGCCATACATCCCCGATTCTGTGCTTACGCCCAATGAGGAACTGATTGCCTCCAATGAAGAGTTACAGAGTACCAACGAAGAACTCCATGCGGTTAATGAAGAACTGTACACCGTCAATAACGAACATCAATCCAAAATTCTGGAATTGACGGCCCTGAGTAATGACATTGATAACCTGTTCCGCAGTACGGAAATTGGCGTGGTATTTCTCGATCAGAGCCTGCAGGTTAGGAAATTTACCCCGGCGGCAAATCAAATTTTTCAATTTCTACCCACGGATGTGGGACGTCCGATTCGAAATTTAGCCATCAATGTCAACTATCCCTCTTTGCTCGAAGTTTTATCGGAAACAGCGCGGACCGGCAAAGTCACCGAACAGGAAATTAACACCAATGACCAACATTTGCTGGTTCGGATCCATCCCTATATCGATAATGATGAGGAACAGCAGGGGGTAGTGATGTCGATTATTGATATTACGGCCACTCGCAAGGTCCAGATTGAACTCCAATCCCAACGGATTAAAGCCAAGCTGGCCCAGGACACCCTAGACGTTTTTCAAGAGCGCTATCAGCAGCTCTACCATGAAACCCCGGTGATGATGTACTCCTTGGATGCCCGAGGGGTCGTTATAGCAGTGAGTAATTTTTGGCTTTCGAAATTAGGCTATCCCCGCAACATGATTTTGGGGGCGACCGTGGATCTATTTCTCAATCCAGAATCCCAAGAGCGGTTTGAAAAGCTGTGGCCGCGTTTTCTAGAGTCTGGTTTAAGCATTGATGTGCCAATGCGGATTCAGACCAAATCCGGCGAGATCATTGATGTATTGCAATCGATGATTGCCGAGCGAGATGATCTAGGGGAGGTATCGCGATGTTTAGTGGTTTCGGTTGATATTAGCCAACGCAAACTGGCAGAAGCTGCGAGACTAGAGAGCGAACAGCGATTTCGCTCCATGGCAGACCATGCCCCTGTGATGATCTGGCTCACGGATACTCACGGACACTGTACTTATCTGAATCAAGAGTGGCTGCAGTTTACAGGGGATTCCCTAGAGCCAGCCCTAGATAAAGGTTGGACAGAGGGGATTCATCCCGAGGATGCAGAGGAAACGGCGGCAGCCTATCAGCAAGCCCTGTCAGAACGACAGCCCTTTCGCCAGGAGTTTCGACGGTGCGATCGCAATGGCAACTATTGTTGGCTCTTAGATACCGCCAAGCCTCGATTTCTACCCACAGGGGAATTTGCCGGCATGATTGGGTCTTGTATTGATATCACCCTACAGAAACAAGCCGAACAATCCTTAGAACTATCCAACCTCACTCTGGAAGCCGATTTAGCTGAAAAAGATGCCTCTTTACATACCATCGAAGGTAACTTGCAAGAAAGCGAAGCCCGATTTTACTCCCTAGCAGATAATGCTCCAGTGCTAATTTGGCTCAGCGATGCCCAAGGAAACTGTACCTACGTCAACCAAACCTGGGAGATTTTGACTGGCCAGTCCTTGGAATCCCAACTTGACGGAGGATGGCTGCATACGATTCATCCAGAAGATCGTGAACGAGTCCAATCCCTATTCCAAGAAAGTTGTGCTCAGCAATGTCCTTTTGAGCAGGAATTTCTACAAGCCAGAGCAGATGGCGTCTACCGTTGGATTTTGGCAACGGGAGTCCCGAGGCTAGCGGCCGATCAGTTTGCTGGCCTGATTTGTTCCTGTATGGACATTTCCGATATCAAGCATTCTCAGAAAAGATTAGAGCAAGCGATTCAAGAGCTACAACGTTCGAATCAGGAGCTAGAGCAGTTTGCCTATATCGCTTCCCACGATTTACGGGAGCCTCTCCGTAAAATCCAAAGTTTTGCAGAACTTTTACAAGACGATTTATCGACAAAGCTAGATCAAGATCAAAGCCGATACTTTGGGTACATCATGTCAGGGGCAGCGCGGATGCAATGTCTCATTCAAGATGTGCTGCAATACTCTCGGGTTGGGCGAAACGACCAACCCCTAGAGTTGATCGATCTAAACCACGTGCTCGACATTGTGCAATCGGATTTAAGTTTATCGATAGAAGAAAATCAGGCTGTTATCGAATTTGACTCACTCCCCTCGATTTATGCCCATACCGTAGAGATGACTCAAGTTTTTGAAAATCTAATCAATAATGCCATCAAGTTTCGCTCTTCTACTCCGCCTCGGATTCAGATCTCTGCAGAACAACAATCTGAATCTTGGACAATCTCCGTTAAGGATAATGGAATTGGGATTCCTCAAGACTCTTTTGAGCGCATTTTTACCATGTTCCAACGCTTACATTATCCTGATCAATATCCAGGAACAGGAATTGGTTTGGCATTGTGTCGCAAAGTTATCGAAAATTATGGGGGAACCTTGATATGCAGATCTACCCCAGGTGAAGGGGCAACTTTTGTCATCCAACTCCCCCTGCAGCCCAGGGTGCCGATATTGAAGTAGTCTCTGAAGTAACGATGAAGCTAGCTGAAGATTCTCATTATCTCCGTATAGAGCTCTATGAATTGATTCAAAATGATCCCTCTGTCTTTGATTTTTTACAGGGAGCGACCCTAGATGGAGTGTGGTACTGGGATTTAGTTAACC
The genomic region above belongs to Acaryochloris sp. CCMEE 5410 and contains:
- a CDS encoding chemotaxis protein CheB; this encodes MDSHDHQPLDADSNALKTMDTAFYVVAVGASAGGLKPLEVFFGNITPDSGVAFVVIQHLSPDFKSLMNEILGRRTQMEIQIAEEGMELQPNSVYLIPSGQNMIVRDHCLYLYPQKRDQKPNFPINLFFQSLADDIQERAIGIVLSGTGSDGTHGLQHIHESGGITLVQDPNSAEFDGMPHTAISTGCIDYVADPKVLAEMVNDLGNPSIVPADLVKFSSNLGAEAHQLQKIVDLLAKHEGIDFSQYKLSTLGRRVERRRLLTQNTSLHDYASLLGASADERSLLRRDLLINVTQFFRDEKVWNYLKEQVLRPVIEDFPTAETLRVWVTACATGEEAYSMAIVIRELCEELGRQIPTKLFATDIDQMALDKATLGVFDESIADYVSSDRLRKFFTYDNGHFTIKRTLREMLIFSPHDLTKNASLTRMNVVCCRNVLIYMQPILQQYVLRNLHFSLNKGGILLLGTSEDLGEVEPEFEVLHSKNKVFSKLREQRLNLNYFRTKTIATPVISGRDSRYRRQTDPLLENAFKAHLEEQHVTCLLLDTDEKLLRVCADHLDILRIPDGPATENVRALLPEVMHLPFISAISRVQREKQSVQFSGLLWEHKNEQFELRFKLSPCQPNHRDPLFLKLEISTISRHPTQPQLQDVESSTEVMNRIEQLELELSYTRENLQATIEELESTNEEQQATNEEGRS
- a CDS encoding PAS domain S-box protein, with translation MLTPNEELIASNEELQSTNEELHAVNEELYTVNNEHQSKILELTALSNDIDNLFRSTEIGVVFLDQSLQVRKFTPAANQIFQFLPTDVGRPIRNLAINVNYPSLLEVLSETARTGKVTEQEINTNDQHLLVRIHPYIDNDEEQQGVVMSIIDITATRKVQIELQSQRIKAKLAQDTLDVFQERYQQLYHETPVMMYSLDARGVVIAVSNFWLSKLGYPRNMILGATVDLFLNPESQERFEKLWPRFLESGLSIDVPMRIQTKSGEIIDVLQSMIAERDDLGEVSRCLVVSVDISQRKLAEAARLESEQRFRSMADHAPVMIWLTDTHGHCTYLNQEWLQFTGDSLEPALDKGWTEGIHPEDAEETAAAYQQALSERQPFRQEFRRCDRNGNYCWLLDTAKPRFLPTGEFAGMIGSCIDITLQKQAEQSLELSNLTLEADLAEKDASLHTIEGNLQESEARFYSLADNAPVLIWLSDAQGNCTYVNQTWEILTGQSLESQLDGGWLHTIHPEDRERVQSLFQESCAQQCPFEQEFLQARADGVYRWILATGVPRLAADQFAGLICSCMDISDIKHSQKRLEQAIQELQRSNQELEQFAYIASHDLREPLRKIQSFAELLQDDLSTKLDQDQSRYFGYIMSGAARMQCLIQDVLQYSRVGRNDQPLELIDLNHVLDIVQSDLSLSIEENQAVIEFDSLPSIYAHTVEMTQVFENLINNAIKFRSSTPPRIQISAEQQSESWTISVKDNGIGIPQDSFERIFTMFQRLHYPDQYPGTGIGLALCRKVIENYGGTLICRSTPGEGATFVIQLPLQPRVPILK